From the Blastopirellula marina genome, one window contains:
- the fhcD gene encoding formylmethanofuran--tetrahydromethanopterin N-formyltransferase, translated as MQIPGNAPVQIGNTQIVDTFAEAFGMVYTRLIITAFDDHWLQAATHEACGYGSSVIACDAEVGVERLLSPDESPDGRPGASVLAFGFSADALAKAITKRVGQCVMTCASTAVFDGLPAAEKRMPLGKSLRYFGDGFQKSKVIAGTRYWRIPVMDGEFFCVESLGIEKGVAGGNIIFQAVDQKLALTAARQAIEALAPLADIIAPFPGGVARSGSKVGSKYKSLRASTSDTNCPTLRGRVESQVVEGANCVLEIVLDGTSEEAVALGMKTAMYAAATEGVLVISAGNYGGKLGKFHFHLKDLV; from the coding sequence ATCCAGATCCCGGGGAATGCACCTGTGCAGATTGGCAACACGCAGATCGTTGACACCTTCGCTGAAGCGTTCGGCATGGTCTACACGCGGCTGATTATCACCGCCTTCGACGACCACTGGCTGCAGGCCGCCACCCACGAAGCTTGCGGCTACGGCAGCAGCGTGATAGCCTGCGACGCCGAAGTGGGTGTCGAACGACTCCTTTCCCCAGACGAATCGCCTGATGGCCGCCCCGGCGCTTCGGTGCTGGCCTTTGGTTTCTCGGCCGATGCGTTGGCCAAAGCCATCACCAAACGGGTCGGCCAGTGCGTGATGACCTGCGCGTCGACGGCCGTCTTCGATGGTCTACCTGCGGCTGAAAAAAGGATGCCGCTGGGCAAATCCCTTCGCTACTTTGGCGACGGCTTCCAGAAAAGCAAAGTCATCGCCGGCACACGTTACTGGCGGATTCCCGTCATGGATGGCGAATTCTTCTGCGTCGAGTCGCTCGGCATCGAGAAAGGGGTCGCCGGCGGCAACATCATCTTTCAGGCCGTCGATCAAAAGTTGGCGCTAACCGCCGCTCGCCAGGCGATCGAGGCCCTTGCTCCGCTGGCCGATATTATCGCGCCGTTTCCCGGCGGCGTGGCTCGCAGCGGCAGCAAAGTGGGCTCGAAGTATAAGAGTCTGAGGGCTTCGACCTCCGACACCAACTGCCCCACGCTACGGGGGCGGGTCGAATCCCAAGTGGTCGAAGGTGCCAACTGCGTGCTGGAGATTGTCTTGGATGGTACCAGCGAAGAGGCCGTCGCCCTGGGAATGAAAACGGCCATGTATGCCGCCGCCACCGAAGGAGTGCTGGTCATTTCGGCCGGCAACTACGGGGGGAAGCTCGGCAAGTTTCACTTCCATCTGAAAGACCTGGTGTAG
- a CDS encoding helix-turn-helix domain-containing protein, whose translation MATVPFTMDPAVYAFAPSEMGNRSPRKLHRIRELRKQQGVSLRTASRKLGMPASQVREEEKPDTDLLVSQLSQWADILDVPIADLLEEPQNNLSSPIRERAKLVRIMKTVKAISERTQEANIGILAEVLVDQLVDLMPELAEINAWNNVGQRRSLNDLGQIAERRISCDSIISAMRD comes from the coding sequence ATGGCAACGGTTCCATTTACTATGGATCCCGCGGTATACGCGTTCGCGCCTTCCGAGATGGGCAACAGGTCCCCTCGTAAGCTGCATCGCATCCGCGAACTTCGCAAACAACAAGGTGTTTCGCTTCGCACGGCCTCCAGAAAGTTGGGCATGCCCGCTTCTCAGGTGCGTGAAGAAGAGAAGCCTGACACCGATCTATTGGTCTCGCAACTCTCGCAATGGGCTGACATCTTGGATGTGCCGATCGCGGACCTTCTGGAAGAACCCCAGAACAATCTTTCGTCGCCGATTCGTGAACGTGCCAAGCTGGTGCGGATCATGAAAACGGTCAAGGCAATTTCCGAGCGGACTCAGGAAGCCAACATCGGAATTCTGGCCGAGGTGCTGGTCGATCAACTGGTCGACTTGATGCCGGAACTGGCCGAAATCAATGCCTGGAACAATGTCGGCCAGCGTCGTTCGTTGAACGATCTTGGTCAGATAGCCGAACGGCGTATTTCCTGCGATTCCATTATCAGCGCGATGCGAGACTAA